A stretch of the Archangium violaceum genome encodes the following:
- a CDS encoding POTRA domain-containing protein: MLACPVMAQPVVPVPGVPVPPSGPTVVAVELHLPEDMEAAGLAELVAVRKGQTLSARAVRRSVERLWASERFSDIVVRTVEDQDGVRVVFELTPMLPVMRIDVEGNVVLSDEVLLEVLSRRGIAVGQRLEEEALQAAHAGLSQAYGRQGYNDARIQLTREPIPGGVALAFTIFEGKPTQLAAVSVTGSPGLPLSELLATLGLRVGGVLDRGGLDSGLERLRTLLRERGYFRANVGVPLLEKEGEAATVVVPISAGPRFTFHFHGNHHFADTLLARVLSYDGQDPLDASTVARLVRQLESFYRYRGFNDVHVEPREVHRPDGEEAVLAFDIEEGRPLRVRRVIFRGNTLLSNETLREMLTERIRANEPQPGSPARLREVLEMGPGNRRMGPPEWVHEPATIFVEEAYRDAAELMTEAYRERGFLEAQVRFTRLRVNVARGTAVAWFDVHEGTQLRVAEVRVEGGPQGFDGHALVPVTPGEPLSLDAVERGRQALVTGLGRLGYLFARVDAAPTPGSKGVSVLYRLEPGQRVTVGRILVRGTARTDEEVVRANVRLKEDEVVDPEKLFESQRRLALLNLFRQVTVRLEKPDVPEASKDVVVEVRERPRWEGEIAGGYFLSEGPRLVVDATRTNVDGRGLNLSGRLKLNYVGLSTQGIDRAEFARVRCETLPEECVQPAPYDWVRDFDGRAVLSAVQPRLYGLLPLEVGARLDLIAERVHRPSYLSSRVAAVTGLDWSAMRWLNLALQYELEGNLLQSGDRVLISPNRADQERLRFPYGFFILHSVRSSATVDLRDDPANPHKGLLVSTSAEWMGDLSSYETTRTGEPLEALPINGVKISGNVSVYAPLTSGAVLALSLRGGTIVSLEKDARVIGSKRFFLGGSSSLRGFREDGILSEDQRTALRRQVADCRSLIHPAGCSLEQLTILGGQAPVSEGGELFTLGKAELRIPVQSSFNLGLFLEAGNLWLDRTNLDFSALRYSTGMGFRYVTPVGPLAFDVGINLDPDETLNEPLWQLHFSIGTF; this comes from the coding sequence GTGCTGGCGTGCCCGGTGATGGCGCAGCCGGTGGTGCCGGTGCCCGGTGTCCCCGTACCGCCCTCCGGCCCGACGGTGGTGGCGGTGGAGCTGCACCTGCCCGAGGACATGGAAGCGGCGGGGCTGGCGGAGCTGGTGGCGGTGCGCAAGGGCCAGACGCTGTCGGCCCGCGCGGTGCGGCGCTCGGTGGAGCGGCTGTGGGCCAGCGAGCGCTTCAGCGACATCGTGGTGCGCACCGTGGAGGACCAGGACGGCGTACGCGTGGTGTTCGAGCTCACGCCCATGCTGCCCGTCATGCGCATCGACGTGGAGGGCAACGTCGTCCTGAGTGACGAGGTACTGCTGGAGGTGCTGAGCAGGAGGGGCATCGCCGTGGGCCAGCGGCTCGAGGAGGAGGCGCTCCAGGCGGCCCATGCGGGGCTGTCCCAGGCCTACGGGCGCCAGGGCTACAACGACGCGCGCATCCAGCTCACACGCGAGCCGATTCCCGGAGGCGTGGCGCTGGCCTTCACCATCTTCGAGGGCAAACCCACGCAGCTGGCGGCCGTTTCGGTGACGGGCAGTCCCGGGTTGCCGTTGTCCGAGCTGCTCGCCACGCTGGGCCTGCGGGTGGGCGGGGTGCTGGACCGTGGAGGCCTGGACTCGGGCCTGGAGCGGCTGCGGACGCTGCTGCGCGAGCGCGGCTACTTTCGCGCCAACGTGGGCGTGCCCCTGCTCGAGAAGGAGGGCGAGGCGGCGACGGTGGTGGTGCCCATCTCCGCCGGGCCGCGCTTCACCTTCCACTTCCACGGCAACCACCACTTCGCGGACACGCTGCTCGCGCGCGTGCTCTCCTACGACGGACAGGATCCACTGGACGCCTCGACGGTGGCCCGGCTGGTCCGGCAGTTGGAGTCCTTCTACCGCTACCGGGGCTTCAACGACGTCCACGTGGAGCCGCGTGAGGTGCACCGCCCGGACGGAGAGGAGGCGGTGCTCGCCTTCGACATCGAGGAGGGCCGTCCGCTGCGCGTGCGCCGGGTCATCTTCCGGGGCAACACGCTGCTCTCCAACGAGACGCTGCGCGAGATGCTCACCGAGCGCATCCGCGCCAACGAGCCCCAGCCGGGTTCGCCGGCGCGCCTGCGCGAGGTGCTGGAGATGGGGCCCGGCAACCGCCGCATGGGTCCACCCGAGTGGGTGCACGAGCCGGCCACCATCTTCGTCGAGGAGGCCTACCGGGACGCCGCGGAGCTGATGACGGAGGCCTACCGCGAGCGGGGGTTCCTGGAGGCCCAGGTGCGCTTCACCCGGCTGCGGGTGAACGTGGCCCGGGGCACGGCGGTGGCGTGGTTCGACGTGCACGAGGGCACGCAGCTGCGCGTGGCCGAGGTACGCGTCGAGGGTGGACCCCAGGGCTTCGATGGGCACGCGCTGGTGCCGGTGACGCCGGGTGAGCCGCTGAGCCTCGACGCGGTGGAGCGCGGGCGGCAGGCGCTCGTCACGGGGCTGGGCCGCCTGGGCTACCTCTTCGCCCGCGTGGATGCGGCGCCGACGCCGGGGAGCAAGGGCGTGAGCGTCCTCTACCGGCTGGAGCCGGGACAGCGGGTGACGGTGGGCCGCATCCTCGTGCGGGGGACGGCGCGCACCGACGAAGAGGTGGTTCGGGCCAATGTGCGCCTCAAGGAAGACGAGGTGGTGGATCCGGAGAAGCTCTTCGAGAGCCAGCGCCGGCTCGCGCTCCTCAACCTCTTCCGGCAGGTGACGGTGCGGCTGGAGAAGCCGGACGTGCCGGAGGCCAGCAAGGACGTCGTGGTGGAGGTTCGCGAGCGCCCTCGTTGGGAGGGGGAGATCGCGGGCGGGTACTTCCTGTCGGAAGGTCCACGCCTGGTGGTGGACGCGACGCGGACGAACGTGGACGGGCGTGGCCTCAACCTGTCGGGCCGGTTGAAGCTCAACTACGTGGGGTTGAGTACGCAGGGCATCGACAGGGCGGAGTTCGCCCGGGTCCGCTGCGAGACCCTGCCGGAGGAGTGCGTCCAGCCCGCTCCGTATGACTGGGTGCGCGACTTCGACGGGCGTGCCGTGCTGTCGGCGGTGCAACCGCGGCTCTATGGGTTGCTGCCGCTGGAGGTGGGCGCGCGTCTGGATCTGATCGCCGAGCGCGTGCACCGGCCCTCGTACCTGTCCTCCCGGGTCGCGGCGGTGACGGGCCTGGACTGGTCGGCCATGCGCTGGTTGAACCTCGCGTTGCAGTACGAGCTGGAGGGCAACCTGCTGCAGTCGGGAGACCGGGTGCTCATCAGTCCGAACCGCGCGGACCAGGAGCGGCTGCGCTTCCCCTACGGCTTCTTCATCCTGCACTCGGTGCGCTCGTCGGCGACGGTGGACCTGCGCGATGACCCGGCCAACCCGCACAAGGGCCTGCTGGTGTCCACCAGCGCCGAGTGGATGGGGGACCTGAGCTCGTACGAGACCACCCGCACGGGTGAGCCGCTGGAGGCGCTGCCCATCAACGGCGTGAAGATCTCCGGCAACGTGAGCGTGTACGCGCCGCTGACGTCGGGAGCGGTGCTGGCGCTGTCGCTGCGCGGTGGCACGATCGTGTCACTGGAGAAGGACGCGCGGGTCATCGGCTCCAAGCGCTTCTTCCTGGGCGGCTCCAGCAGCCTGCGCGGTTTCCGTGAGGACGGCATCCTCAGCGAGGATCAGCGCACCGCGCTGCGGCGCCAGGTGGCCGACTGCCGCTCGCTCATCCACCCGGCGGGTTGCAGCTTGGAGCAACTGACCATCCTGGGAGGCCAGGCGCCCGTGAGCGAAGGTGGCGAGCTCTTCACCCTCGGGAAGGCGGAGCTGCGCATCCCGGTGCAGTCCTCGTTCAACCTGGGCCTCTTCCTGGAGGCGGGCAATCTCTGGTTGGACCGGACGAACCTCGACTTCAGCGCGCTCCGCTACTCGACGGGCATGGGCTTCCGCTACGTGACGCCGGTGGGCCCGCTGGCCTTCGACGTGGGCATCAACCTGGACCCGGACGAGACGCTCAACGAGCCCCTCTGGCAGCTCCACTTCAGCATCGGCACGTTCTGA
- a CDS encoding translocation/assembly module TamB domain-containing protein, translating into MVPRNRQPGARKAPLWLIVLVLVLGTVLFLRTRIAWDGLCTQARRQLPTLLGVEVGIGRCEVDPLGQRLILRGVSVFEKGADTPLLAADLAEVQLGLPNPFSGQLAIDFVQVNRPRLALDLSRPRGTSKEEPGVCPLKPLRRLRLSRLAITGAEVRLVLPEGRQVEVSELDVSLRERWGEEEFEVEARRGLVRLGPGQELALGRLALSGGLDVEEELLEVDRAEVALDDVTVNISGRVEQLCEPVLALDAQVFLPLRTLSRAGLLPKPAQGHLWTRLTMNGRPAAPSVSVELSGSGLAYDKFAPGSFTARLAYAGDQVTVEELTLPIGSGDARITGSFSLRPGLPVDVDVETHDASFGRILEKAGLAGSWVDFPASAKVHLSGTLLPRPNLSGDLDLRHGRFMLASRAFDAPVDTGSTLLTYERGHVRTHVSLLGDRVNFTDIQIESGRSRIGGEVTLFYDSQKGLLVNAHGDVDLSDFGHIAGLEWSGRGSTSTFIEGPYSDVKIGANVSLRDFEFWDFDLGVVQGKVTYADKVLGFPTLSGQKGRTQYFGTAALTFGRSLHARAEVVVPRGRTEDLIDIIAPLSSTLSVVQGPVQGEVSGRVEIDSPVDQFEGLVALDFKDTTYYGRRMGDGSARLRFEDGKAMVLERTVLEGPLGLTWVEGSFFFSGPKEGALDYRFGGENLSLAEMLGPESAKRLGVQGLLALEGAVSGNTDVPVTTARVWGPQVTFADRNLGNMGLEARLEGRELQVAGRPSRDTSGILWMRVKEPYPFDAAVTLELPEIRPLLPANDFTKELSGSVKAVVRAQGALKNAQAIQMNATVERLTLSRGELSGANDGPISLSYANGRLDVPSFTFRGPDTELSAAGWVGFEKMELLLRGTMDLSLLESLSPMLVRTDGRVELNAVAGGSPRNPSLAGTARIFDAKLSLRDQPLSAREVSGRVEFTAQHILLESLEGLLNEGRMQASGEVHLVDFRPSDVSLNLSLTDVAMRFHEDLPFNTTGQLWLTGNPDALRLGGALDIRNLRYRRGLELDDILKRLARRTVLPTPTEKPREYLTFDVGMHLGDVRVDNNLARARLLGSLRLTGTNVRPGVLGTVETDEGSQAFFRNNQFTINRGQIEFQDRYGIDPVFDLRAQAQVREYQVKLHAFGRPAAPQVLLTSEPGLPEGDVISLLTLGLTSTDRETAASASVGLAAEAFFNMSGLDRQVQRFLPNNPVLKDLSLQISTTYNDATQQAEPTARLESKFLTEQLKIGVTQPVSGRGTRARAEYHFDNRLSAQLQWDNERTENTFGNLGNLGLELKLSWESK; encoded by the coding sequence TTGGTCCCAAGGAACAGGCAGCCGGGTGCACGCAAGGCGCCCCTATGGCTCATCGTCCTCGTGCTCGTGCTGGGGACGGTGCTGTTCCTTCGTACGCGCATCGCCTGGGACGGGCTGTGCACACAGGCGCGGCGCCAGTTGCCCACGCTGCTCGGGGTGGAGGTGGGCATCGGGCGGTGTGAGGTGGATCCGCTCGGCCAGCGGCTCATCCTCCGCGGCGTGTCCGTCTTCGAGAAGGGCGCGGATACGCCCCTGCTCGCCGCGGACCTGGCCGAGGTGCAGCTCGGTCTGCCCAACCCGTTCTCGGGTCAGCTCGCCATCGACTTCGTGCAGGTGAACCGGCCGCGGCTCGCGTTGGACCTGTCTCGTCCCCGCGGTACTTCCAAGGAAGAGCCGGGGGTGTGCCCGCTCAAGCCCTTGCGGCGGCTGCGCCTGTCCCGGCTGGCCATCACCGGCGCGGAGGTGCGGCTGGTGCTGCCCGAGGGCCGGCAGGTGGAGGTGTCCGAGCTGGACGTGAGCCTGCGCGAGCGCTGGGGCGAGGAGGAGTTCGAGGTGGAGGCCCGGCGCGGCCTGGTGCGGCTGGGCCCCGGACAGGAGCTCGCCCTGGGACGGCTGGCGCTCTCGGGTGGGCTGGACGTGGAGGAGGAGTTGCTGGAGGTGGACCGCGCCGAGGTGGCGCTGGATGACGTGACGGTGAATATCTCCGGCCGCGTGGAGCAGCTCTGCGAGCCGGTGCTCGCGCTGGACGCCCAGGTGTTCCTGCCGTTGCGCACGCTGTCTCGCGCGGGGCTGCTGCCCAAGCCGGCCCAGGGGCACCTCTGGACGCGCCTCACGATGAATGGCCGCCCGGCGGCGCCCAGCGTGTCCGTGGAGCTGTCGGGCAGCGGGCTCGCCTACGACAAGTTCGCCCCGGGCTCGTTCACGGCGCGGCTGGCCTACGCTGGCGACCAGGTGACGGTGGAGGAGCTCACCCTCCCCATCGGCTCGGGAGACGCGCGCATCACGGGCTCCTTCTCGCTCCGTCCGGGGCTGCCGGTGGACGTGGACGTGGAGACCCATGACGCCTCGTTCGGGCGCATCCTGGAGAAGGCGGGGCTGGCTGGCTCCTGGGTGGACTTCCCGGCCTCGGCGAAGGTCCACCTGTCCGGCACGTTGTTGCCCCGGCCCAACCTGTCGGGCGACCTGGACCTGCGCCACGGCCGCTTCATGCTGGCCTCGCGCGCCTTCGACGCGCCCGTGGACACCGGCAGCACCCTGCTCACCTACGAGCGGGGCCACGTGCGCACCCACGTGTCGCTGCTGGGGGATCGCGTCAACTTCACCGATATCCAGATCGAATCGGGCCGCTCGCGCATCGGCGGCGAGGTGACGCTCTTCTACGACTCGCAGAAGGGTCTGCTGGTGAATGCCCACGGCGACGTGGACCTGTCCGACTTCGGCCACATCGCGGGGCTCGAGTGGTCCGGGCGCGGCTCGACGAGCACCTTCATCGAAGGGCCGTATTCGGACGTGAAGATCGGCGCGAACGTGTCGCTGCGCGACTTCGAGTTCTGGGACTTCGATCTGGGCGTGGTGCAGGGCAAGGTGACGTACGCGGACAAGGTGCTGGGCTTCCCCACGCTCTCGGGGCAGAAGGGGCGCACCCAGTACTTCGGGACCGCGGCGCTCACCTTCGGGCGCTCGCTGCACGCGCGGGCCGAGGTGGTGGTGCCGCGGGGCCGCACCGAGGATCTGATCGACATCATCGCCCCGCTGAGCTCCACCCTCTCCGTCGTGCAGGGGCCGGTGCAGGGCGAGGTGTCGGGCCGGGTGGAGATCGACAGCCCGGTGGATCAATTCGAGGGGCTGGTGGCGCTCGACTTCAAGGACACCACGTACTACGGGCGGCGCATGGGCGACGGCTCGGCCCGGCTGCGCTTCGAGGACGGCAAGGCCATGGTGCTGGAGCGCACCGTGCTCGAGGGCCCGCTGGGTCTCACCTGGGTGGAGGGCAGCTTCTTCTTCTCCGGGCCCAAGGAGGGCGCCCTGGACTACCGCTTCGGAGGCGAGAACCTGTCCCTGGCGGAGATGCTGGGCCCGGAGTCGGCGAAGCGCCTGGGCGTGCAGGGCCTGCTGGCCCTGGAGGGCGCGGTGTCGGGCAACACGGACGTGCCGGTGACGACGGCGCGGGTGTGGGGCCCACAGGTGACGTTCGCCGACCGCAACCTGGGCAACATGGGGCTCGAGGCGCGTCTGGAAGGGCGCGAGCTGCAGGTGGCCGGCCGCCCCTCGCGCGACACGAGCGGCATCCTGTGGATGCGCGTGAAGGAGCCATACCCCTTCGACGCGGCGGTGACGCTGGAGCTGCCGGAGATCCGCCCGCTGCTGCCCGCCAACGACTTCACCAAGGAGCTGTCCGGCTCGGTGAAGGCGGTGGTGCGGGCGCAGGGCGCGCTGAAGAACGCGCAGGCCATCCAGATGAACGCCACGGTGGAGCGGCTCACCCTCTCGCGAGGAGAGCTCTCCGGCGCCAACGATGGGCCCATCTCGCTGAGCTACGCGAACGGACGGCTGGACGTGCCCTCCTTCACCTTCCGAGGGCCGGACACCGAGCTGTCCGCGGCCGGGTGGGTGGGGTTCGAGAAGATGGAGCTGCTGCTGCGCGGCACCATGGACCTGAGCCTGCTCGAGTCCCTCTCACCGATGCTGGTGCGCACCGACGGTCGCGTGGAGCTCAACGCCGTGGCGGGTGGCAGCCCGCGCAACCCGTCCCTGGCGGGGACGGCCCGTATCTTCGACGCGAAGCTGTCCCTGCGCGACCAGCCCCTGTCGGCACGGGAGGTGTCCGGACGGGTGGAGTTCACCGCGCAGCACATCCTCCTGGAGTCCCTGGAGGGCCTGCTCAACGAGGGCCGCATGCAGGCCAGCGGCGAGGTGCACCTGGTCGACTTCCGTCCTTCGGACGTGAGCCTGAACCTCTCCCTCACCGACGTGGCCATGCGCTTCCACGAGGACCTGCCCTTCAACACCACGGGGCAGTTGTGGCTCACCGGCAACCCGGACGCGCTGCGCCTGGGCGGCGCCCTGGACATCCGCAACCTGCGCTACCGCCGCGGCCTGGAGCTGGACGACATCCTCAAGCGGCTCGCCCGGCGCACCGTGCTGCCCACGCCCACGGAGAAGCCCCGCGAGTACCTCACCTTCGACGTCGGCATGCACCTGGGTGACGTGCGCGTGGACAACAACCTGGCCCGCGCGCGGCTGCTCGGGTCGTTGCGGCTCACCGGCACCAACGTCCGCCCGGGCGTCCTCGGCACCGTGGAGACCGACGAGGGCAGTCAGGCCTTCTTCCGCAACAACCAGTTCACCATCAACCGCGGGCAGATCGAATTCCAGGATCGTTACGGCATCGACCCCGTGTTCGACCTGCGCGCCCAGGCCCAGGTGCGTGAATACCAGGTGAAACTGCATGCCTTCGGTCGCCCGGCTGCTCCCCAGGTGCTCCTCACCTCGGAGCCGGGCCTGCCCGAGGGGGACGTCATCTCCCTTCTCACCCTGGGACTGACGAGCACGGACAGGGAGACGGCGGCCTCGGCCAGCGTGGGTCTGGCCGCGGAGGCCTTCTTCAACATGTCCGGGTTGGATCGGCAGGTGCAGCGCTTCCTACCCAACAACCCGGTCCTCAAGGACCTGTCCCTGCAGATCTCCACCACCTACAACGACGCCACCCAGCAGGCGGAACCAACTGCCCGGTTGGAGTCGAAGTTCCTCACGGAGCAGCTTAAGATTGGAGTGACGCAACCCGTCAGCGGGCGCGGAACACGCGCGCGTGCCGAGTACCATTTCGACAACCGCCTTTCCGCGCAGCTTCAGTGGGACAACGAGCGTACCGAGAACACCTTCGGCAACCTGGGAAATCTTGGACTCGAGCTCAAGTTGAGCTGGGAGTCCAAGTAG
- a CDS encoding expansin EXLX1 family cellulose-binding protein yields the protein MPRTPHALARSSVVVLLLSLAACGPESRVEPKTEDRSGHTGEALASTPIGNFRSGIITFYDATGAGACSFDASPEDLNVAAIGEPDYAGSGACGSCAEVQGPLGTVQVRIVDLCPGCAAGHLDLSREAFAKIANPIDGRVNVRWRYVSCPVTGPIRYRFKDGSNPWWTAIQVRNHALPIQKLEWLNPEGKWVSVPRLSYNYFVQPTGMGSGSIKVRVTASNGQVLEDTLPGVRAEQTFAGKAQFTP from the coding sequence ATGCCCAGAACCCCTCACGCCCTCGCACGCTCGTCCGTCGTCGTCCTGCTGCTGTCCCTGGCGGCCTGCGGGCCCGAGTCACGCGTCGAGCCGAAGACGGAAGACAGGTCCGGCCACACCGGGGAAGCGCTGGCCTCGACGCCAATCGGTAACTTCAGGAGCGGCATCATCACCTTCTACGACGCGACCGGCGCGGGGGCCTGCAGCTTCGATGCGAGCCCGGAGGACCTGAACGTCGCCGCCATCGGTGAGCCCGACTACGCGGGCAGCGGGGCGTGTGGCTCGTGTGCCGAGGTGCAGGGGCCGCTGGGCACGGTGCAGGTGCGAATCGTGGATCTCTGCCCCGGCTGCGCGGCGGGCCACCTCGACCTCAGCCGCGAGGCCTTCGCGAAGATCGCCAACCCCATCGATGGCCGCGTGAACGTGCGCTGGCGCTATGTCTCGTGCCCCGTGACGGGCCCCATCCGCTACCGCTTCAAGGATGGCAGCAACCCGTGGTGGACCGCCATCCAGGTGCGCAACCACGCCCTGCCCATCCAGAAGCTGGAGTGGTTGAACCCCGAGGGCAAGTGGGTGTCGGTCCCGCGCCTGAGCTACAACTACTTCGTCCAGCCCACCGGAATGGGCTCGGGTTCCATCAAGGTCCGGGTGACGGCCTCGAACGGGCAGGTGCTCGAGGACACCCTGCCGGGCGTCCGGGCGGAACAGACGTTCGCCGGCAAGGCCCAGTTCACGCCGTAG